In one Acetobacter sp. genomic region, the following are encoded:
- a CDS encoding glycosyltransferase family 4 protein — MTDAWTPQVNGVVRTMTTIVSMLRAKGHEVEVIGPDRFRSIPCPSYPEIPLALNPGRRLGELANAFRPNVLHIVTEGPVGWAAWRWARKRGVPFTTSYHTRFPEYVQARLGWGLRPAYALLRWFHNQSQGTLAATSSLREDLSARGFTRLVPWTRGVDLARFTPVSRRDWKAELGIPGPVFIHVGRLAVEKNIEAFLSLDLPGTKVVVGDGPHRASLEKNFPQAVFTGRLEEGALAAAYAGGDVFVFPSLTDTFGLVVLEALACGTPVAAYNVTGPKDILAGADGCVGSVNDDLRVACMQALEGDRAACRAHAERFTWEACADMFENTLVLF, encoded by the coding sequence GTGACGGATGCGTGGACACCACAGGTCAATGGGGTCGTGCGCACCATGACCACCATCGTCAGCATGCTCAGGGCCAAAGGGCATGAAGTGGAGGTCATAGGGCCGGATCGTTTCCGCAGCATCCCATGTCCGAGTTATCCGGAAATACCTCTCGCTCTCAATCCCGGTCGACGTTTGGGAGAGCTGGCCAATGCTTTCAGGCCGAATGTCCTGCATATCGTCACCGAAGGCCCGGTTGGTTGGGCGGCATGGCGCTGGGCCCGTAAACGCGGCGTTCCCTTCACCACCTCATACCACACACGTTTTCCGGAATATGTTCAGGCCCGTCTGGGTTGGGGCCTCAGGCCCGCCTATGCGTTGCTGAGATGGTTTCACAATCAGTCTCAGGGCACTCTGGCCGCGACCAGCAGCCTGCGTGAAGACCTGTCGGCCCGTGGTTTCACACGTCTGGTGCCCTGGACTCGGGGCGTTGATCTTGCGCGTTTTACCCCTGTGTCACGCAGGGACTGGAAGGCGGAACTGGGGATTCCAGGTCCGGTCTTCATTCATGTCGGACGGCTGGCGGTCGAAAAGAATATCGAAGCCTTTCTGTCTCTCGATCTGCCGGGGACGAAGGTTGTTGTGGGCGACGGTCCGCATCGCGCCTCACTGGAAAAGAATTTCCCACAGGCGGTCTTTACGGGACGGCTTGAGGAGGGCGCGCTGGCGGCGGCTTACGCGGGGGGCGACGTCTTCGTGTTCCCCAGCCTGACGGATACGTTCGGGCTGGTGGTGCTGGAAGCTCTGGCCTGCGGTACGCCGGTCGCCGCCTACAATGTGACGGGGCCAAAGGATATCCTCGCCGGGGCCGATGGGTGTGTCGGCTCCGTCAATGATGATCTGCGTGTGGCCTGCATGCAGGCGCTGGAAGGGGATCGTGCCGCCTGTCGCGCCCATGCGGAACGGTTCACATGGGAAGCCTGTGCGGACATGTTTGAGAATACGCTTGTTTTGTTCTAG
- a CDS encoding hemolysin family protein, whose amino-acid sequence MLLLLMGVLAVVLLIAINILISLSEISFAAARDVRLRSRAEAGDERATAFLAMRRNSGQVMTVLQILLNAVGILGGIVSSDMLTPPLSDIFRKWGLNSASADSLGATVSFIFITGTFVVFADLLPKRIAMNAPDRIGLAIGWFPSTALHLLYPFVWVFSKISDALLRALKIPAASAVEPVTPEDLRAILAAGTASGVLLEQEHLMIQNVLGLQDRAVSSAMTPRDEIVFLDVQETPDTLRNKVRQDSYSRYPLCNGGLDHVIGSVRIEDIFVASADEKGALPLGRLRRDVLSVPETLNLWDTLAQFDAHGAGFALVISEYGLVVGLITFKDIMGALMDGLATPFEEQLIVQRDENSWLIDGAAPIGDVIRELGVADLPDSNSFDTIAGFVMHRLRRMARKADHTDSSGFRFEVVDVEGFRINQLLITRRSKADDSEAT is encoded by the coding sequence GTGCTGCTTCTCCTGATGGGCGTCCTTGCGGTCGTCCTGCTGATTGCCATCAATATCCTCATTTCTCTCTCGGAAATTTCGTTCGCCGCCGCGCGCGATGTCAGACTGCGATCCCGCGCCGAAGCAGGAGACGAACGGGCGACAGCCTTCCTCGCCATGCGCCGCAACAGCGGCCAGGTGATGACGGTGCTTCAGATTCTTCTGAACGCCGTGGGTATCCTCGGCGGTATCGTCAGTTCCGACATGCTCACCCCGCCGCTGTCAGACATTTTCCGGAAATGGGGTCTGAACAGCGCCTCCGCCGACAGTCTTGGCGCGACAGTCAGCTTCATCTTCATCACCGGCACGTTCGTCGTTTTCGCCGACCTTCTTCCCAAGCGCATCGCCATGAACGCGCCAGATCGGATCGGGCTCGCCATCGGATGGTTCCCCTCCACGGCGCTGCATCTGCTCTATCCGTTTGTCTGGGTCTTCTCAAAAATCTCCGATGCGCTCCTCCGCGCCCTGAAAATACCGGCGGCCTCCGCTGTCGAACCGGTCACACCGGAAGACCTGCGCGCCATTCTCGCGGCGGGCACCGCTTCCGGCGTGCTGCTGGAACAGGAACATCTGATGATCCAGAACGTGCTGGGTCTTCAGGACCGCGCCGTCAGTTCAGCCATGACGCCGCGTGACGAAATCGTCTTTCTCGACGTGCAGGAAACCCCGGACACGCTGCGCAACAAGGTCCGTCAGGATTCCTATTCACGCTATCCGCTCTGCAATGGCGGCCTTGACCACGTCATCGGCTCGGTGCGGATCGAGGATATTTTTGTCGCCTCCGCCGACGAAAAAGGCGCTCTTCCTCTTGGCCGCCTGCGTCGTGATGTTCTGTCCGTCCCGGAAACGCTCAATCTGTGGGATACGCTAGCCCAGTTCGACGCCCACGGCGCAGGTTTTGCCCTCGTGATCAGTGAATACGGGCTTGTCGTCGGGCTGATCACCTTCAAGGATATCATGGGCGCGCTGATGGACGGACTTGCCACACCGTTCGAGGAGCAGCTTATCGTTCAGCGTGATGAGAATTCATGGCTGATCGACGGCGCTGCCCCGATCGGCGACGTCATCCGCGAACTTGGCGTCGCCGACCTGCCCGACAGCAATTCCTTCGACACGATTGCAGGCTTTGTCATGCATCGCCTGCGCCGCATGGCCCGCAAGGCGGATCATACGGACTCTTCCGGCTTCCGCTTTGAGGTGGTCGATGTCGAGGGATTCCGCATCAACCAGTTGCTGATCACGCGTCGAAGCAAAGCGGACGACTCCGAGGCGACCTGA
- a CDS encoding YaiI/YqxD family protein yields the protein MTRIYIDADACPVKDETYRVADRYKLSVAVVSNRMIVIPASPLVERVVVEAGPDVADDWIAEQAQEGDIVITGDIPLAARCVEKGASVIDSKGKILDANSIGMALAMRNLMTDLRSAGMETPGGPTFSKADRSRYLSALDTLVVRLRKPRFRIPVAP from the coding sequence ATGACCCGTATCTATATTGATGCCGATGCCTGTCCGGTAAAAGACGAAACTTACCGTGTGGCAGACCGCTACAAACTGTCCGTTGCGGTTGTGTCAAACCGCATGATCGTCATTCCTGCTTCCCCCTTGGTTGAACGTGTGGTGGTGGAAGCCGGACCGGATGTCGCCGACGACTGGATCGCGGAACAGGCGCAGGAAGGCGACATCGTTATCACCGGCGATATTCCTCTCGCGGCCCGCTGTGTGGAAAAAGGCGCGAGCGTTATTGACTCGAAGGGCAAGATACTCGACGCCAACTCCATCGGAATGGCGCTCGCCATGCGCAATCTGATGACCGATCTCCGCTCCGCCGGGATGGAGACGCCGGGTGGTCCTACCTTCAGCAAGGCGGATCGTTCACGTTATCTGTCCGCGCTGGATACGCTGGTGGTGCGCCTGCGGAAACCCCGCTTTCGGATCCCTGTCGCACCATGA
- a CDS encoding polyphosphate kinase 2 family protein has translation MGTALKSKVTMDDLSVLTTRYRVDPSRPFHLNDYDPADDAGLGLTKKEGKALLKQAKKRLSDLQELLFANSEASVLIVLQGMDAAGKDGTIKHVMSGVNPAGVAVTSFKQPGPRELLHGFLWRIHISAPSAGRIVIFNRSQYEDVLVTRVHPEMLEREHLPGEVGTPAFWQGRFDDIRHFEHYLSRQGTVILKFFLNISKDEQRKRLLSRLDVKDKRWKFSSSDIKERQFWDQYQEAYDEAITHTSRDYAPWFVIPANRKWFARLAVIETIIGALENLKQKPPVMEEGLMKSLDDYRDELSKEPD, from the coding sequence ATGGGCACGGCTCTCAAAAGCAAGGTGACAATGGATGATCTTTCAGTTCTCACCACGCGTTATCGTGTCGATCCGTCAAGGCCGTTTCATCTGAATGATTACGATCCGGCTGACGATGCCGGACTGGGACTGACCAAGAAAGAGGGCAAGGCGCTTCTGAAGCAGGCGAAGAAGCGTCTCTCCGACCTTCAGGAACTGCTTTTCGCCAACAGCGAAGCATCCGTGCTGATCGTGTTGCAGGGCATGGATGCCGCTGGCAAGGACGGCACGATCAAGCATGTGATGTCGGGCGTGAACCCGGCGGGCGTGGCTGTGACGTCCTTCAAGCAGCCGGGTCCGAGGGAGCTGCTGCATGGCTTTCTCTGGCGCATCCATATTTCAGCGCCTTCCGCCGGGCGTATCGTGATTTTCAATCGCAGCCAGTATGAAGACGTTCTGGTAACGCGCGTTCATCCCGAAATGCTGGAGCGTGAGCATCTCCCGGGCGAGGTCGGAACGCCGGCTTTCTGGCAGGGGCGTTTTGATGATATCCGGCATTTTGAGCACTACCTGTCGCGGCAGGGTACCGTTATTCTGAAATTCTTTCTCAATATCTCAAAGGATGAACAGAGAAAGCGTCTTCTCAGTCGTCTGGACGTCAAGGACAAGAGATGGAAATTTTCTTCATCCGACATCAAGGAACGTCAGTTCTGGGATCAGTATCAGGAAGCCTATGACGAGGCGATCACGCACACCTCCCGCGATTACGCGCCCTGGTTTGTGATCCCGGCCAATCGTAAATGGTTTGCCCGTCTGGCGGTCATAGAGACAATCATCGGCGCACTGGAAAACCTGAAGCAGAAACCCCCGGTAATGGAGGAGGGCCTGATGAAGAGCCTTGATGACTACAGGGATGAACTCAGTAAAGAGCCTGACTGA
- a CDS encoding SDR family NAD(P)-dependent oxidoreductase, whose amino-acid sequence MADTVLVTGATAGFGRAISERLVRDGYRVIGTGRRAERLDALQASLGDAFLPLALDMLDKEALRALPTELPEGWREVDVLINNAGLALGMDPAQATSVDDWERMIGTNVAGMVEITHALLPGMVERNHGHVMSIGSTAGIYPYKGGNVYGATKAFVSQFMRNLRTDLLGTRVRATNLEPGLCGGSEFSNVRLGDDAKAADVYRGTKPLLPDDIAETVAWVLGLPAHVNINRIEMMPVCQAAGGLSVARDLD is encoded by the coding sequence ATGGCTGACACGGTGCTTGTAACAGGGGCGACGGCAGGGTTTGGCCGGGCCATCAGTGAACGGCTCGTGCGCGATGGTTATCGGGTGATCGGCACAGGTCGCCGTGCGGAAAGGCTCGACGCACTACAGGCTTCGCTCGGGGATGCTTTTCTGCCTCTGGCGCTGGACATGCTGGACAAGGAGGCGCTGCGGGCGCTCCCGACCGAACTGCCGGAAGGGTGGCGCGAGGTGGATGTGCTGATCAATAACGCCGGTCTGGCGCTCGGCATGGACCCGGCGCAGGCGACCAGCGTTGACGACTGGGAGCGGATGATCGGGACAAATGTCGCGGGGATGGTCGAAATCACTCACGCGCTGCTGCCCGGCATGGTGGAGCGCAACCACGGTCATGTCATGTCCATCGGCAGCACGGCGGGCATCTATCCCTATAAGGGCGGAAACGTCTATGGCGCGACCAAGGCGTTTGTCTCGCAGTTCATGAGAAACCTGCGGACCGACCTGCTTGGTACCCGCGTGCGCGCCACAAATCTGGAACCCGGTCTGTGTGGGGGAAGTGAATTCAGTAACGTGCGTCTGGGCGACGATGCGAAAGCGGCGGATGTCTATCGTGGCACGAAACCTCTTCTGCCTGATGATATCGCCGAGACTGTTGCATGGGTTCTTGGGTTGCCGGCGCATGTGAACATCAACCGCATCGAAATGATGCCTGTCTGTCAGGCGGCAGGCGGTCTGTCCGTCGCGCGTGATCTGGACTGA
- a CDS encoding diacylglycerol/lipid kinase family protein produces the protein MYVIHNPTAGRRNTGRLWNVLDCLASHGIPLKILETQYAGHATELARTAVRQGADMVVAAGGDGTIAEVVAGMMHSDTRLGIIPLGTANVLAHEFNLPFAPKALAAVLGSDSGTPLWPGILKSAGQSRLFVQMVGAGFDAHVVHHIDLGTKRLLGRGAYVLQTVRELPRYQFPSLCIRADGKEYHAASVIISKGRFYGGPYLLSSDALPGEPGFSVTIFENGGVSSALMAGISLPQGRMGSLPGVQTVRASHIEIMTPEGLPVQADGDPAGILPFQIMDAAGPVVLAAGG, from the coding sequence ATGTACGTCATCCACAACCCCACCGCAGGTCGCAGGAACACCGGCCGGTTGTGGAACGTGCTCGATTGCCTCGCCAGCCACGGCATTCCTCTGAAAATTCTTGAAACGCAGTACGCAGGCCATGCCACAGAACTGGCCCGCACGGCGGTCCGGCAGGGCGCGGATATGGTCGTGGCGGCGGGCGGTGACGGCACGATCGCGGAAGTTGTTGCCGGCATGATGCATTCCGACACCCGCCTCGGGATCATTCCGCTCGGCACCGCGAATGTCCTCGCCCACGAATTCAATCTGCCTTTCGCACCGAAGGCGCTGGCTGCTGTACTCGGCTCGGACAGCGGCACCCCTCTCTGGCCGGGAATTCTGAAATCAGCCGGTCAATCAAGGCTATTTGTCCAGATGGTCGGCGCAGGCTTCGACGCGCATGTCGTGCATCATATCGATCTTGGCACCAAGCGGCTGCTTGGCCGTGGCGCCTATGTGCTCCAGACAGTCCGGGAACTGCCGCGTTACCAGTTTCCATCGCTCTGCATACGAGCCGACGGGAAGGAATATCACGCCGCCAGCGTGATTATCAGCAAGGGACGTTTTTACGGCGGCCCTTATCTGCTGTCATCGGACGCCCTTCCCGGTGAACCCGGTTTTTCTGTCACGATTTTTGAAAATGGCGGCGTCTCTTCCGCTCTGATGGCGGGAATTTCCCTGCCGCAGGGAAGAATGGGAAGTCTGCCCGGCGTCCAGACCGTGCGGGCCTCCCATATAGAAATCATGACACCGGAAGGACTGCCGGTTCAGGCGGATGGAGATCCGGCTGGAATACTGCCGTTCCAGATTATGGACGCGGCAGGCCCGGTTGTTCTGGCGGCAGGTGGATAG
- a CDS encoding amino acid permease: protein MPQPPRPSASSLFRRKSITATPENSGLKRVLGPATLVALGVGATIGAGLFSLTGIAAGDNAGPAVTLSYIIAAIACGFAGLCYSELAGMIPVAGSAYSYAYVTMGELVAWIIGWDLVLEYAVGAATVSVSWSGYVTSLLAGWGIRLPARLTASPFQTVHLADGATASGIANIPAAFIIILVSLLLIRGTSASARFNAVIVVLKLSVIAAFIGFGIPWIDTANYHPFIPPNEGTFGHFGMSGVMRAAGTIFFAYIGFDALSTAAQETRNPKRDIPIGILGSLAICALAYVSFSFVLTGIVNYADMAGDPAPVATAIDRTHIAWLQLAIKFGIICGFTSVLLMLLLGQSRVFFAMSRDGLLPALFSRTHARFHTPWLSNLFFMVLTGLLAAFLPIAELGHMTSIGTLLAFIIVCVGVLMLRRQAPDIERKFRVPGGPVIPLAGVLSCLAVMVSLDGLTWLRLFIWLGIGLGVYFLYGRRKSRLAGTD, encoded by the coding sequence ATGCCTCAACCGCCCCGGCCCAGCGCATCTTCCCTGTTCCGCCGCAAATCCATCACTGCCACTCCTGAGAATAGCGGCCTCAAACGTGTGCTGGGTCCGGCCACTCTTGTCGCTCTCGGCGTGGGCGCCACCATCGGCGCGGGACTGTTTTCGCTGACGGGCATTGCGGCTGGCGACAATGCGGGACCAGCCGTAACGCTGTCCTACATCATCGCCGCCATCGCCTGCGGGTTTGCCGGTCTCTGCTACAGTGAACTGGCGGGCATGATCCCGGTGGCCGGAAGCGCCTACTCCTACGCCTATGTGACGATGGGCGAACTGGTCGCGTGGATCATCGGCTGGGATCTGGTTCTGGAATATGCCGTCGGGGCCGCGACCGTCTCGGTCAGTTGGTCGGGCTATGTGACTTCGCTCCTCGCCGGATGGGGAATCCGTCTTCCGGCGCGACTGACCGCCTCGCCGTTTCAGACCGTTCATCTGGCGGATGGCGCCACCGCCAGCGGCATCGCCAACATACCCGCGGCCTTCATCATCATTCTCGTCTCCCTGCTGCTGATCCGGGGCACCTCCGCCTCGGCGAGATTCAATGCGGTCATCGTCGTCCTCAAACTCTCGGTCATCGCCGCCTTCATCGGCTTCGGCATCCCGTGGATCGACACGGCCAACTATCACCCGTTCATTCCGCCCAACGAGGGAACGTTCGGTCATTTCGGCATGTCAGGCGTCATGCGGGCGGCAGGCACCATTTTCTTCGCCTATATCGGCTTCGATGCGCTTTCGACGGCGGCGCAGGAGACCAGAAACCCCAAGCGTGACATTCCCATCGGCATTCTCGGCAGTCTGGCCATCTGTGCTCTGGCTTATGTCAGTTTTTCCTTTGTGCTGACCGGAATCGTGAACTACGCCGATATGGCCGGAGATCCCGCGCCTGTCGCCACGGCCATCGACCGGACGCACATCGCGTGGCTCCAGCTCGCCATCAAATTCGGCATTATCTGTGGCTTCACTTCCGTACTTCTGATGCTGCTGCTCGGACAGAGCCGCGTGTTTTTCGCGATGTCCCGTGACGGTCTCCTGCCCGCCCTGTTCAGCCGGACCCATGCCCGCTTTCACACACCATGGCTGTCCAACCTGTTCTTCATGGTGCTGACGGGACTGCTGGCCGCCTTTCTGCCCATCGCCGAACTGGGCCATATGACATCCATAGGCACGCTGCTCGCCTTCATCATCGTCTGTGTCGGCGTGCTGATGCTCCGACGGCAGGCACCGGACATCGAGCGCAAGTTCCGCGTGCCGGGCGGTCCGGTCATTCCTCTGGCCGGTGTCCTGTCCTGCCTGGCCGTTATGGTATCTCTGGATGGCCTGACCTGGCTCCGCCTCTTCATCTGGCTCGGCATCGGGCTGGGCGTCTATTTTCTTTACGGACGCCGGAAAAGCAGACTGGCAGGAACGGACTGA
- a CDS encoding alcohol dehydrogenase catalytic domain-containing protein: MSLPSMTMKAVQLVSPDRPFALRAVSIPEPETGEVRVRIVACGVCRTDLHIQDGLLDLGKRDFTVGHEIAGVVDVCGKGVDQTWAGRKVVVYYYVGCGACRYCRVGDDHLCPQPKAQPGFSSDGGYAEYITIPVKNCVPVADHVDLAEAATMGCAGSTAVHAGRMAAIRPGDWVVISGAGGVGLALLHYARQVGGRVIAIGRGGARARIALEMGAEHIIDVLETPDAASRVRELTGEGADVVFELLGTQTAMSSALNMLRRRGRMVMLGYTTDSFQSHPIDFIVREITLLGSVGSTLDDLHEAIELLARGVMRSPVAEIMPLEFFDEALMKTRQGGLNGRIVLVP; this comes from the coding sequence ATGTCTCTTCCATCCATGACGATGAAAGCCGTGCAGCTTGTCTCTCCAGACCGGCCTTTTGCCTTGCGGGCTGTTTCTATTCCTGAGCCTGAGACGGGTGAAGTCCGGGTGAGAATTGTCGCCTGCGGTGTCTGTCGGACGGACCTGCATATTCAGGACGGATTGCTGGATCTTGGCAAAAGGGATTTTACGGTCGGGCATGAAATTGCCGGGGTGGTCGATGTCTGTGGCAAGGGCGTGGATCAGACGTGGGCAGGACGCAAGGTCGTTGTCTATTATTATGTTGGTTGCGGCGCCTGTCGTTACTGCCGTGTGGGCGACGATCACCTGTGCCCGCAACCGAAAGCCCAGCCGGGATTTTCGAGTGATGGTGGTTATGCCGAATATATCACTATCCCCGTGAAAAACTGTGTGCCTGTTGCGGATCATGTCGATCTTGCTGAAGCGGCGACCATGGGATGCGCGGGTTCCACGGCGGTACATGCAGGGCGTATGGCGGCGATCCGACCGGGCGACTGGGTGGTCATCAGTGGCGCCGGAGGCGTGGGACTCGCCCTCCTGCACTATGCGCGTCAGGTGGGAGGTCGGGTCATTGCAATCGGACGTGGTGGCGCACGGGCGCGGATCGCACTGGAGATGGGAGCGGAGCACATCATAGATGTGCTGGAAACACCAGACGCAGCCAGTCGTGTACGTGAACTCACGGGTGAAGGGGCTGATGTTGTTTTCGAGCTGCTTGGCACACAGACGGCCATGAGCAGCGCCCTGAACATGCTGCGCCGTCGTGGGCGAATGGTGATGCTTGGTTATACGACTGATTCTTTTCAGTCTCATCCCATAGATTTTATTGTGAGGGAAATCACGCTTCTTGGATCAGTCGGTTCAACACTTGACGATCTTCATGAAGCGATTGAACTTCTGGCCCGTGGTGTCATGCGTTCTCCTGTCGCGGAGATTATGCCTCTGGAATTCTTCGATGAGGCTCTGATGAAAACACGACAGGGTGGGCTGAATGGGAGGATTGTTCTGGTTCCCTGA
- a CDS encoding UDP-2,3-diacylglucosamine diphosphatase, which yields MSFVDTSLAGQTPYRAVFLSDIHLGTRGSQAALAADFLKSVSCEKLYLVGDIIDGWRLRRSWYWDSHHDELLQVILRMARHGTDVIYIPGNHDEMFRRWLPMNLEVAGVRLMPRAEHVAGDGKRYLVLHGDEFDSVVRYAPILALLGDQAYTVALVLNRWINGVRRRLGLPYRSFSAWAKRQVKGAVKAIDRFEEALAKEARQVGADGIICGHIHSPEIRTIDGVCYMNTGDWVESCTGLVEDRHGQFALIDWSRKTPSPVRDTSAAGSRFRWAESMISRRDEQSSQTAMPVKQPG from the coding sequence ATGAGCTTTGTTGATACTTCCCTTGCCGGGCAAACACCCTATCGTGCGGTGTTCCTGTCCGATATTCATCTCGGAACCAGGGGAAGTCAGGCGGCTCTCGCAGCCGATTTCCTGAAATCCGTTTCCTGCGAAAAGCTTTATCTGGTTGGTGATATCATCGACGGATGGCGGCTGCGTCGGTCATGGTACTGGGACAGCCATCATGATGAACTGTTGCAGGTTATCCTGCGCATGGCCCGTCACGGGACGGATGTGATCTATATCCCCGGTAATCATGATGAGATGTTTCGCCGCTGGCTTCCCATGAATCTGGAAGTTGCCGGTGTCCGACTGATGCCCAGGGCAGAGCATGTCGCAGGCGATGGCAAACGCTATCTGGTTCTGCACGGCGATGAATTTGACAGTGTTGTCCGCTATGCGCCGATCCTGGCGCTTCTGGGCGATCAGGCTTACACGGTGGCCCTCGTGCTGAACCGCTGGATCAATGGTGTGCGGCGTCGGCTGGGGCTGCCTTACCGCTCCTTTTCCGCTTGGGCGAAGCGGCAGGTCAAAGGGGCTGTGAAAGCCATTGACCGTTTTGAGGAAGCGCTGGCGAAGGAAGCGCGTCAGGTCGGGGCGGACGGCATTATCTGTGGGCACATCCACAGTCCTGAAATCCGGACAATAGACGGTGTCTGCTACATGAATACAGGGGACTGGGTGGAAAGCTGCACCGGCCTTGTCGAGGATCGGCACGGTCAGTTTGCGCTGATCGACTGGAGCAGAAAGACGCCTTCTCCTGTTCGCGATACGTCGGCTGCCGGCAGTCGGTTCCGCTGGGCGGAGAGCATGATTTCCCGTCGGGATGAACAGAGCAGTCAGACCGCGATGCCGGTCAAGCAGCCCGGCTGA
- the mutL gene encoding DNA mismatch repair endonuclease MutL, whose product MSEPVPIQPVLRRLSDAVINRIAAGEVIERPAAALKELVENALDARARRVRVAIVNGGADRIVVTDDGIGMTPDELALAVQRHCTSKLSDETLVRIATLGFRGEALPSVGAAARLTITSRKADSDCAWRIHVTGGEISPPEPCSGGKGTSILVEDMFFATPARRKFLKSARVEGSHAEAAVRRLALTAPDVAFFMEVDGRTILDRPSETLEARAAALLGIEDADGLLKLEGVRGDMKLSGFACSPSVHRPTTAGQFMLVNGRAVVDPLLRTSIRVAYRRVIESGRHPVAVINLSLPYEQVDVNVHPAKTELRFADEAGVRSLVIGTITRALGLGAGTAGVRPGFSAPRPARIVYPPETPRSDGFAEPFLALGAQPAARSFAPDQSVSVVPASVQDGMDSGNQFPGPQSQPQRQSESSQAYSTAPAMRPETDHPLGAAVAQVLSTYIIAVTTDDNMVLVDQHAAHERLTHEVLREQFLSGTIRAQRLLVPDVVELSRSQADLLVSRAEALSKLGIDLEPFGAGAVLVRSLPALLGNASAVNLLRDLAEELDADDLASIEETPTLDARLDAVIARMACHGSIRAGRNLTIPEMNALLRRMEETPRAGTCSHGRPTWVRLTRNDLELLFRRR is encoded by the coding sequence ATGTCCGAACCCGTTCCTATCCAGCCAGTCCTGCGTCGGCTTTCCGATGCTGTTATCAACCGTATCGCCGCTGGTGAGGTGATCGAGCGTCCTGCCGCGGCCCTTAAGGAACTGGTGGAAAACGCACTGGACGCCCGGGCCCGACGTGTCCGTGTCGCCATCGTCAACGGTGGCGCTGACCGCATTGTCGTCACGGATGACGGCATCGGCATGACGCCGGACGAATTGGCGCTGGCCGTGCAACGCCATTGCACGTCAAAGCTGTCCGACGAGACGCTAGTGCGGATCGCCACCCTTGGTTTTCGTGGCGAGGCGCTGCCATCCGTGGGGGCGGCGGCCCGTCTGACCATCACCTCTCGCAAGGCCGACAGCGACTGTGCATGGCGTATTCATGTCACGGGCGGGGAGATTTCTCCACCAGAGCCTTGCTCGGGGGGAAAAGGCACCTCGATTCTGGTCGAAGATATGTTCTTCGCCACGCCTGCCCGTCGGAAGTTTCTCAAGAGCGCCCGAGTGGAGGGATCACACGCGGAAGCCGCTGTCCGCCGTCTGGCGCTGACGGCTCCCGATGTGGCGTTTTTCATGGAGGTGGATGGACGGACCATCCTTGATCGCCCATCTGAAACGCTGGAAGCGCGGGCAGCGGCACTGCTCGGGATCGAGGACGCGGATGGCCTGCTGAAACTGGAGGGTGTGCGCGGCGACATGAAGCTGTCCGGCTTCGCGTGCAGCCCGTCCGTCCACAGGCCGACGACGGCCGGACAGTTCATGCTGGTCAACGGTCGCGCCGTGGTCGATCCATTGCTGCGTACGTCCATCCGTGTTGCGTATCGCCGCGTCATCGAGTCCGGCCGTCATCCTGTCGCGGTGATCAACCTGTCGCTGCCGTATGAGCAGGTCGATGTGAACGTCCATCCCGCCAAGACGGAACTCCGTTTTGCCGATGAGGCTGGAGTGCGGTCACTGGTCATCGGCACCATCACACGGGCGTTGGGGCTGGGAGCGGGAACGGCGGGCGTCCGTCCCGGCTTTTCCGCACCACGTCCGGCCCGCATTGTCTATCCGCCGGAAACGCCGCGTTCGGACGGGTTTGCCGAGCCATTTCTGGCGCTGGGTGCTCAACCGGCGGCACGCTCCTTTGCGCCAGATCAGAGTGTTTCCGTTGTGCCCGCATCCGTTCAGGATGGTATGGATAGCGGAAATCAATTTCCCGGCCCGCAGTCACAGCCGCAACGACAGTCAGAGAGTTCACAGGCATATTCGACCGCTCCGGCAATGCGTCCGGAGACGGACCACCCTCTCGGCGCTGCGGTGGCGCAGGTGCTCAGCACCTACATCATCGCCGTGACCACCGACGACAACATGGTGCTGGTCGATCAGCATGCGGCGCATGAACGGCTGACGCATGAGGTGCTGCGCGAGCAGTTTCTCTCCGGCACCATCCGCGCCCAGCGCCTGCTGGTGCCGGATGTGGTGGAGTTGTCCCGTAGTCAGGCGGACCTGCTGGTGTCGCGCGCCGAAGCCCTGTCGAAACTGGGAATTGATCTGGAGCCGTTCGGTGCTGGCGCGGTGCTCGTCCGCTCGCTGCCCGCCCTGCTCGGTAATGCGTCGGCCGTGAATCTGCTGCGGGATTTGGCGGAAGAACTGGATGCGGATGACCTCGCCAGCATCGAGGAAACACCCACTCTGGATGCGCGTCTGGATGCGGTGATTGCGCGCATGGCCTGTCACGGCAGTATCCGGGCGGGCCGTAATCTTACCATTCCGGAAATGAACGCGTTGCTGCGTCGGATGGAGGAAACGCCGCGTGCGGGCACCTGTTCGCACGGGCGTCCGACATGGGTGCGGCTGACACGCAACGATCTGGAGTTGCTGTTCCGTCGCCGTTAG